The sequence below is a genomic window from Dyadobacter chenwenxiniae.
TGCATCCCTGCATAAGCATCAATGTGCTGATAGCCGCTAAGAGTTTGATTTTGAATTGCATATAAAAGCTCTTTTGAAATTAAAATTGTATCAATCAGAAATCAGCCGTCAAACCGAAGGAATACATGCGAACAGACGGGTAACGGCCCGTGTCCACACCTGCCATCACAGTTCCGCCGTAATTCACCATCCCGATCTCAGGATCATAACCTTTGTATTTGGTAATGGTAAACAGGTTTTGTGCACCCACCGAAGCCTTCAAGCCGCGGATGAAGAGGTCTTTCATCAGTGATTTCGGGAAATTGTAGCTCAATGTGATGTTTTTCAAACGCACGTAGCTGCCGTCTTCGATAAAGTTGTTGCTCATCCGGTTGTTACCGTTCGGGTCGCCCGGTGCAATGCGCGGGATTACGTGGCCCGGATTGGTAAGCGTCACTGTTTCGGCATCGCCAACCGCGTAACTGCTTGGCCGCGCATAATTGGCCACTGATTTCCACTGGTTCCCGAATACACCGCCATTGCCCGGCACTTCGGCGCGGTAACGCGGGTAATTGAGAATGTCATTTTTGAAACTTCCGGTCATGAACGCATTCAGCTCGAAGTTCTTATAGGTCATATTGTTGTTGAAACCCAAAGTGAACTTCGGCCATGGGTTACCAATCACCGTGCGGTCCTCAGCATCGATAACGCCGTCGCCATTCAGGTCTTTGAACTTCGTATCCCCTACCCAGCTTCCGGTTAACGGATTGACAGTCATCTCCCCGTTTGAAGTCTGGATGGCATGGTTTCTGATATCGTTGGCATCCTGATAAAGGCCGTCGGCAATGTAGCCGGTAAGCATACTGGCAGGTTGTCCTACTTCTGTTTTGAAACCAACCGAAGTAGCATTCCACACCGGCGTGATCGGGTTCAAAAGCGAGGTTATTTTATTGCGGTCAAATGAAAGGTTAATGCCTGTTCTCCAATAAAACCCGCCTTTATCAATGTTCACTGTATTCAATGTAAAGCCCACACCACGGTTTTTCATCGAACCGGCATTTACAGCCGGCCAGCTCAGATATCCTGGTGAGTAAGCAATGTCACCACCGTAAGTAAATGGATAAGAATTGACTGTGATCAGGCTGGTTATGTTCTTGATATAGGCATCCACGATCAGCTCCACACGGTTGCCGAACATGTGCAGGTCTAAACCTCCGTTGATCACATCATCTTTTTCCCAGGTCAGGAACTCATTAGCAAAATTGGAAGCCAGAAAGCCTGTACCCCAGCCCGTTGGAACGGTTTGAAGCGTTGAGTAAATGGCATTGCCACCACTTCCCTGGTTACCTGAGCGACCAATCTCAAATCTCAGTTTCAGGTCATTGATCGCATTAACACTTTTCAGGAAAGGCTCTTCCGAAACACGCCATGCCACCGAAACAGCCGGAAAGTTGCCCCAGCGACGCCCGTCGCGGAATGCGGAAGATCCGTCCATCCGGTAAGTTCCCTGGACGATATAGCGCTCATTAAAGCTGTAATTCACACGGGCAAAATACGATTCGCGTGAGCCTGATCCCTTGCCGCTGTTGTTGCTGACATTAGAAATAACCGATGCATCACCACCTGAAAGCTCTTCAATGGTGTTGGTAATGAACTTCTTACGCGAAGCTGTTAATGACTCGTAAGTGAATGCCTGCGCCTCGTGACCCGCCATAATGTTCACGTCATGTCTGCCCAGTTTCAAATCATAGGCCAGACGGCTGTGTAAGCTCCACCAGTTATTTGTGTTCACCGAACGCACCGATGTAGCTGCATCCTGGGACACCACATAACCGCCGATTGTGTAAGACGGGTGGAATGAGTAGTATTTCAAAAACTCAGCACTTCCGTTCACTTCCGTGTGCCAGGTCAGGTTTTTCAGCAACTTCACATCAGCAAAAAGGCTTCCGAGAATCGACGTCCGGCGGTTATAGTCGTTGTAGATCTTGGAGATCATTACCGGGTTGGTAAATTGGAACTGCGTGGAAACCGGCCCGCCCCAGCTGCCATCCGGATTGGTCACAGGCACACTCGGGTTTTGGTCCAATGCAAGCTGGATTATGCCACCATTGTTGGTGTTCACTTTTTCCTCTGTGATACCAACGCTCAGATTCGCGCCGATTTTCAGCCAGTTACGGGTCTGGTTTTCCAGGTTCAGACGACCATTATAGCGCTTGAAACCAGATCCTTCTACAATCCCTTTTTGGTTGAAATACTCCCCTGAAAGATAATAGGTTGACTTTTCAGTACCGCCGCTCAGCCCTACCGAATACTTTTGCAGTGTGGTTGGACGGAAAAGCGCACCCTGCCAGTCCGTTCCTTCACCTAAAACCGAAGGATCTGCGAACTGCGGTTCAGTAGCTGTGCTTCCCACAGCCGCCGCTTCGTTACGGAACTGCGCGTATTCGCGCAGGTTCATGACATCAATATGCTTTGGCTCGGATTGCAATGTCAGCAGCGAGTTGAAAGTGATTTTCGCTTCGCCTGCCTTACCGCGTTTTGTCGTGATCATTACAACACCGTTCGCTCCCACCGCACCATAAATCGCTGTTGCAGAAGGCCCCTGCAAAACGTTGATCGTTTCGATATCGTCCGGGTTAATGCTGGAAAGGATGTTGGAAAAACCCGTTGGACGGCTGTTTGGATCGTCCTTCATATTATCCGGCTTGATCTGCACACCGTCGATCACATATAATGGCTGCGTTGTGCCTGTCAGCGAGCTCAGACCGCGTATCAGAACCGAAGGCGCAGCTCCCGGCTGACCCGAATTCTGCTGCACCATTACGTTGGCCGCACGGCCTTGTAAGCCTTGTTCAAGCGAAGTATTGATGGTTTTGCTCAGGTCTTTGCCTGATACAGTCACCTGGGAACTGGAAACATCCGTTTTCTTCATTTCTCCATACCCTACCACCACCACCTCGTCCAGCGCAGCAATACTTTCCTGCAATCTGATGTCAATTTTTGTCTTGTTTCCTACCGGAATTTCCTGCGTCACATACCCGATAAAAGAAATAACCAATGTATTTCCCGAAGCCGCCTCAATTGAAAATTCACCCGCAGTATTGGTAGTTGTTCCATTAGAGGTTCCTTTCACCACCACGCTCGCGCCTGGAATTCCGTCATCGCCATCCACCGAAACCACTGTACCGGTAATCGTTTTCTTCGCATCGCCCTGCGCATAGGCACCCAGCCCGGCACCCATGATCCCTAATGTTAAAAGAAAAGGTCGTAGCAACCCGGCGAGGAGCTGACTTACCCGCCTTGTTTCGTACAAATTTTGTTGCATGTTGTTTGGTTTTATAAAGTGACTATTTGTTCGCCTCCGAATTATACTTTTCCGATACTTCTGGGTAAAGCGCAGGATTTGGTATAAATCGAATGAATAGTTGGACAAATGTGCCTTTAAAAAACAATCAGCAAGGGATCCAAATGTTTACAAATAGGGGTTCATTTGTAAACTCAGACAAAAAATCACCCTACTTTTTCGCCTGTGAGTGCATTTTGAGAAGGATATTTTAAAAAAGACGATGAGTAAGTAACGAGCAGGCACATTCCATGCTTATGTTCGTATCAGAATGTTCCATTGTACTATTCCTGGGAAAGGCGCTCTTTACGGTAGGCCGTGGGCAGCATATTATACTCCTCTTTAAAGAGCTTCGCGAAGTATTTGGGGTTATTGAAACCGATCTGGTAGGCAATTTCAGAAATGGAAAGCTGGCTTTTCTCCAGCAGGCTCGCGCCTCTCCGGATTCGGATGATGCGTATAAATTCAATGGGCGTTTTGCCCGTCAGCGAAAGGATTTTTTTGTATAAATACATCCGGCTCATCGACATGGCGTCGCTCAGTTCCTCAACGGTGAACTCCGCATTGGCCAGGTTTGCCTCCACCACTTTTACCGCGCTGTTTACAAATTGCTCGTCCAGTGAGCTTACAGCCATCTCGCTTGGGCGGATCTGCACATGCTGCTGGAATTGCTGCTGCAATAACTCGCGCTGACGAATGAGGTTGGCGATCCTGACCTGCAGAATGTCTAACCGGAAAGGCTTGGTTACGTACGCATCTGCGCCGGTTTGGTAACCCTGCAGCTGTTGTTCTTCCTCCGCACGTGCTGTAAGCAGCACCACCGGAATGTGCGAAATGCGCCGGTCGGTTTTAATAATTCGGCATAGTTCTATCCCATCCATTTCGGGCATCATCACGTCGCTGACGATCAGGTCAGGAATTTGTTCCAATGTTATTTCCAGCCCGATTTTCCCGTTCGGCGCTTCCAGGATCTCGTATTCTTTCAAAAATACTTCTTTCAAATAAACCCTGAACTCGTCATTATCCTCCACAAGAAGTACGAGCGGCTTGTTTTTGACCGGTTTTTCAGTCGGAAGGTCTATCTCCCCCGCATTATCCAAAGCTGGTTCCGCTTCTGCCGGTGGCAACGAATAAGTGCGCGCCGGGCTTTCCTGCAACGGTAATGTGACCGTAAATGTGCTGCCCTTTCCCACGGCGCTTTCCAGGTCAATGGTGCCTCCATGCATTTTTACAAATTCCCACGCGATAGCAAGCCCGATACCGCTGCCCTGGTTCATAATGTGGTCGGGCATCGGATGCTGGTAAAATCGCTCGAAAACCTTGGCCTGCGCAATGGGAGGGATCCCTATACCGGAGTCGGCTACACTGATTTCCAAAGCCTCGCTGCTCCCATGATCCACAATCCGCAAGCGGACCGTCACCTGACCGTTTTCCTGCGTGAATTTGAATGCATTCGACAGCAGGTTATACATGATCTTGGACAATTTATCCTGGTCAAAATCTGCATAACGCGACGTTAATTCGCTTTCGAACCGGTAACGGATGTGCTTATGCTCGGACAGATCTGAAAAAGTCTGTGCGATTTGGCGGAGAAACCTCACAATGTCACCGCGCTCGGGGCGGAACTGCGTTTCTTCCACTTCCAGCTTTTTAAAATCGAGCATTTGGGTTACCAAATTAAAAAGCCGCTGCGCATTGCGGTGGACGAGGGACAA
It includes:
- a CDS encoding SusC/RagA family TonB-linked outer membrane protein; translation: MQQNLYETRRVSQLLAGLLRPFLLTLGIMGAGLGAYAQGDAKKTITGTVVSVDGDDGIPGASVVVKGTSNGTTTNTAGEFSIEAASGNTLVISFIGYVTQEIPVGNKTKIDIRLQESIAALDEVVVVGYGEMKKTDVSSSQVTVSGKDLSKTINTSLEQGLQGRAANVMVQQNSGQPGAAPSVLIRGLSSLTGTTQPLYVIDGVQIKPDNMKDDPNSRPTGFSNILSSINPDDIETINVLQGPSATAIYGAVGANGVVMITTKRGKAGEAKITFNSLLTLQSEPKHIDVMNLREYAQFRNEAAAVGSTATEPQFADPSVLGEGTDWQGALFRPTTLQKYSVGLSGGTEKSTYYLSGEYFNQKGIVEGSGFKRYNGRLNLENQTRNWLKIGANLSVGITEEKVNTNNGGIIQLALDQNPSVPVTNPDGSWGGPVSTQFQFTNPVMISKIYNDYNRRTSILGSLFADVKLLKNLTWHTEVNGSAEFLKYYSFHPSYTIGGYVVSQDAATSVRSVNTNNWWSLHSRLAYDLKLGRHDVNIMAGHEAQAFTYESLTASRKKFITNTIEELSGGDASVISNVSNNSGKGSGSRESYFARVNYSFNERYIVQGTYRMDGSSAFRDGRRWGNFPAVSVAWRVSEEPFLKSVNAINDLKLRFEIGRSGNQGSGGNAIYSTLQTVPTGWGTGFLASNFANEFLTWEKDDVINGGLDLHMFGNRVELIVDAYIKNITSLITVNSYPFTYGGDIAYSPGYLSWPAVNAGSMKNRGVGFTLNTVNIDKGGFYWRTGINLSFDRNKITSLLNPITPVWNATSVGFKTEVGQPASMLTGYIADGLYQDANDIRNHAIQTSNGEMTVNPLTGSWVGDTKFKDLNGDGVIDAEDRTVIGNPWPKFTLGFNNNMTYKNFELNAFMTGSFKNDILNYPRYRAEVPGNGGVFGNQWKSVANYARPSSYAVGDAETVTLTNPGHVIPRIAPGDPNGNNRMSNNFIEDGSYVRLKNITLSYNFPKSLMKDLFIRGLKASVGAQNLFTITKYKGYDPEIGMVNYGGTVMAGVDTGRYPSVRMYSFGLTADF